One Aegilops tauschii subsp. strangulata cultivar AL8/78 chromosome 7, Aet v6.0, whole genome shotgun sequence genomic window carries:
- the LOC109733307 gene encoding phenolic glucoside malonyltransferase 1-like codes for MGEASSDAAAKAAAVRAVAVSRVAPSVLGEVQRVELSFFDSPWVVLPPIQRVFLYELGDADGFPAVVERLKRALADTLAHYLPLAGMLEYAVETGDAFVDCTHAGVAFLEAEGDMDVRRLAGDEAHDIVAFLSLVPELDARVLPAPVLSVQATRLSGGLAVGLSVHHVVADGCAVWRFMEAWSSASREGSPVTKVLGPPHYGREVIQHPNGDELARDMLKTVAPNLPVVRGQYDFSQRFLRARRTFYLGADDIRSLRRRIDDLASAESAAGGDAPKPKPVSTFVALAALSWTAFVRSKGLGAGDDTYLMFLADLRSRLDPPVSEAYLGNCVRACLASCADAADLLGQSGILRAARAVQAAVAEMEAAPLSGTDKGWMQMLMRLPFQRMTNVAASPRFRAYEAADFGFGKPGRVELVSMNHDGEMVLVGGRREGEVQASVSIDPAHMDAFKACILG; via the exons ATGGGCGAGGCAAGCTCCGACGCCGCCGCCAAGGCTGCGGCCGTGCGGGCTGTCGCAGTCTCCCGGGTCGCGCCCTCGGTGCTGGGGGAGGTGCAGCGCGTGGAACTTTCCTTCTTCGATTCGCCGTGGGTCGTGCTGCCGCCGATCCAGCGGGTGTTCCTGTACGAGCTTGGGGATGCCGACGGCTTCCCGGCGGTGGTGGAGCGGCTCAAGCGCGCTCTTGCGGACACCCTGGCGCACTACCTGCCCCTGGCGGGGATGCTCGAGTACGCGGTTGAGACCGGGGACGCCTTCGTGGACTGCACCCACGCCGGGGTCGCCTTCCTGGAGGCCGAGGGCGATATGGACGTGCGGCGTCTAGCCGGCGACGAGGCGCACGACATCGTGGCATTCCTGAGCCTGGTGCCGGAGCTGGATGCCCGGGTGCTCCCGGCGCCCGTGCTGTCAGTGCAGGCCACTCGTCTAAGCGGCGGCCTGGCGGTGGGCCTGTCCGTGCACCACGTAGTCGCGGACGGATGCGCCGTTTGGCGATTCATGGAGGCCTGGTCTTCCGCTTCCCGCGAGGGCTCCCCGGTCACCAAGGTCCTCGGCCCGCCGCACTACGGCCGGGAGGTCATCCAGCACCCCAACGGGGACGAGCTCGCCCGCGACATGCTAAAGACCGTCGCGCCCAATCTCCCTGTG GTGAGGGGGCAGTACGACTTCAGCCAGCGGTTCCTTCGGGCGCGGCGGACGTTCTACCTCGGCGCCGACGACATCCGGTCGCTCAGGCGGCGGATCGACGACCTCGCCTCGGCCGAATCTGCTGCCGGTGGCGACGCGCCCAAGCCGAAACCGGTGTCGACGTTCGTGGCGCTGGCGGCATTGAGCTGGACGGCGTTCGTTCGTTCCAAGGGGCTCGGCGCAGGGGACGACACGTACCTCATGTTCCTCGCCGACCTGCGCTCCCGCCTCGACCCGCCAGTCAGCGAGGCCTACCTGGGCAACTGCGTGCGCGCGTGCTTGGCGAGCTGCGCCGACGCGGCGGACCTCCTCGGCCAGTCCGGCATCCTCCGCGCGGCGCGGGCCGTgcaggcggcggtggcggagatGGAGGCGGCGCCGCTGTCCGGGACGGACAAGGGGTGGATGCAGATGCTGATGCGGCTGCCGTTTCAGCGGATGACCaacgtggcggcgagccctcggTTCCGGGCCTACGAGGCGGCCGACTTCGGGTTCGGGAAGCCCGGGCGGGTGGAGCTGGTGTCCATGAACCACGACGGCGAGATGGTGCTAGTCGGCGGCCGGCGCGAGGGCGAGGTGCAAGCCTCCGTGTCCATCGACCCGGCGCACATGGACGCATTCAAGGCCTGCATCCTCGGCTAG